In Onychostoma macrolepis isolate SWU-2019 chromosome 14, ASM1243209v1, whole genome shotgun sequence, a single window of DNA contains:
- the p2ry10 gene encoding putative P2Y purinoceptor 10: MTSVNTSCEAVNCSCSTNITVWESTINQLYTYFYLIIFIPGLLCNTLALWVLCRFIRKKTKAIIFMINLTIADLAHVLSLPLRIHYYIRQDWPFGSTLCMLCFYLKYLNMYASIVFLVCISIQRCAFLLRPFCAKQWKSRYDVCISVAVWVVVGLCCSPFILMRSNATSATRSCFKDLPMRALNVPSAISMMVAAELLGFLGPLIIIGFCTYLIVKSFRHRNQKQQFTGSTRKALRMVRVCTGVFLFCFVPYHINFLLYLMVTQNIITNCAASQAIRQFHPISLCIASLNCCLNPLIYYFLTTEFKQQLSQHGSSVLRGRLMSTESTSSYRE; the protein is encoded by the exons ATGACTTCGGTGAACACGTCATGTGAAGCGGTGAACTGCTCTTGCTCCACTAACATCACTGTCTGGGAATCAACTATAAACCAGCTCTACACGTACTTTTACCTGATTATATTCATCCCAGGCCTGCTGTGCAACACCCTGGCTCTGTGGGTGCTCTGTCGATTCATAAG GAAAAAGACGAAAGCCATCATCTTCATGATTAACCTGACCATAGCAGACCTAGCCCACGTGCTGTCGCTGCCGCTTCGAATTCACTACTACATCAGACAAGACTGGCCTTTCGGCAGCACGCTGTGCATGCTGTGTTTCTACCTGAAGTACCTTAACATGTACGCCAGCATCGTGTTTCTAGTGTGCATCAGCATCCAGCGCTGCGCGTTCCTCCTGCGGCCGTTCTGCGCCAAGCAATGGAAGTCGCGCTATGACGTCTGCATCAGCGTCGCGGTGTGGGTCGTGGTGGGGCTCTGCTGCTCGCCCTTCATCTTAATGAGGAGCAACGCAACCTCTGCAACCAGAAGCTGCTTCAAAGACCTGCCCATGCGCGCGCTGAATGTACCCTCTGCCATCTCCATGATGGTTGCTGCTGAGCTCTTGGGATTTCTCGGTCCGTTAATTATCATTGGTTTCTGTACTTACTTAATCGTGAAATCCTTTCGACATCGGAATCAGAAGCAGCAGTTCACAGGTAGCACGAGAAAGGCCCTGCGCATGGTTAGGGTATGCACAGGGGTCTTCCTCTTCTGCTTCGTCCCCTACCACATCAACTTCCTGCTGTACCTGATGGTGACCCAGAACATCATCACAAACTGTGCAGCGAGTCAGGCCATCCGACAGTTTCACCCCATCTCTCTCTGCATCGCAAGCCTCAACTGCTGCCTCAACCCTCTCATCTACTACTTTCTGACCACAGAGTTCAAGCAGCAGCTCTCCCAGCACGGCAGCTCTGTGCTCCGGGGCCGTCTGATGAGCACCGAGAGCACGTCCTCCTACAGAGAATGA
- the lpar4 gene encoding lysophosphatidic acid receptor 4, protein MASLVLNETGMENCGIDDSFKYNLYGVVYSVAFVLGLVTNCASLFVFCCRIKMRNETTLFMTNLALSDLVFVFTLPFKIFYNVNRHWPFGDTLCKISGGAFITNIYGSMLFLTCISVDRFLAIVYPFRSLAIRNRRNAGIVCGIIWLLILGGGMSVTFFSSTNQSKTSTTCFEGFSKKTWKTYLSKITIFIEVVGFLIPLMINLACSSMVLRTLRRPATLCQPGTNKKRVLRMIVVHLAIFIVCFVPYNSVLLIYSMVRIRALVSCWVERLARTLYPITLCIATFNCCFDPVVYYFTSESFQKSLTTGKCQAVQENMLQSECPVSSKENPDTHAVELHILTSNGKDQASETQF, encoded by the coding sequence ATGGCCAGTCTTGTTCTTAACGAGACTGGGATGGAGAACTGTGGCATTGATGACTCCTTCAAGTACAACCTGTATGGTGTGGTGTACAGTGTTGCATTTGTTCTGGGACTGGTCACCAACTGTGCTTCGCTGTTTGTCTTCTGCTGTCGCATTAAAATGCGTAACGAGACCACGCTTTTCATGACAAATCTAGCTTTATCAGACTTAGTGTTTGTGTTTACTCTTCCTTTTAAGATCTTTTATAACGTGAATCGCCACTGGCCATTCGGTGATACGTTGTGCAAGATCTCTGGAGGAGCCTTCATCACCAATATCTACGGCAGTATGCTGTTCCTGACATGCATCAGTGTGGATCGCTTCCTAGCTATCGTTTACCCCTTCCGTTCACTCGCCATCCGCAACCGTCGCAATGCTGGTATCGTGTGCGGTATCATCTGGTTGTTGATACTCGGTGGAGGCATGTCAGTCACATTTTTCTCTTCCACCAACCAGTCCAAAACTAGCACCACCTGCTTCGAGGGTTTCTCCAAGAAGACATGGAAGACGTATTTGTCAAAGATCACTATCTTCATTGAAGTGGTGGGTTTCCTCATTCCATTGATGATCAATCTAGCCTGCTCTTCCATGGTGCTAAGGACCTTACGTAGACCTGCTACCCTGTGTCAGCCTGGAACCAACAAGAAGCGTGTTCTGCGCATGATTGTAGTTCATTTGGCCATTTTTATTGTCTGCTTTGTACCTTACAATTCTGTTCTATTAATCTATTCCATGGTGCGCATTCGAGCACTCGTGAGCTGCTGGGTGGAGAGGCTTGCACGAACCCTGTATCCCATAACACTTTGCATTGCAACCTTCAACTGCTGCTTTGACCCGGTAGTCTATTACTTTACCTCTGAGTCCTTTCAGAAATCACTGACCACTGGGAAGTGTCAGGCCGTGCAGGAAAACATGCTGCAGAGTGAATGCCCTGTATCTAGCAAGGAGAATCCTGACACACACGCAGTTGAGCTCCACATACTGACCAGCAATGGAAAAGATCAAGCCAGTGAGACCCAGTTCTGA